One Pichia kudriavzevii chromosome 3, complete sequence genomic window carries:
- a CDS encoding uncharacterized protein (PKUD0C10270; similar to Saccharomyces cerevisiae YJL187C (SWE1); ancestral locus Anc_1.149) encodes MTRHTLQGGRPLNEKQLKTSVASSHTHVIDDTITGAGINTLSEVTQATINKTSFPFNTRKRVLNSPNNSPYKNVIQQPNQLHQSRQQNNQLLHQLQQQQQQQQQQVQLQQLQPQLQHQPMDRKASLRRSTGLLNLSIEASPTTQRVINTSSKNDEMLKRFNELSFDGSSINKKQRAKYSGVFGATQGTSSINSTIASSKRSSDMQKKLERKLERYKDRLASATHASLRKISPIKSPLNEKTNLGLTNPPLKKNPFNKLMQKRNTHLNLDYDLDLDFKGDELVQRVAEKNVKSFKEGHVQEDDHEGQEFQEDGDVLDDDVAYEDVSPSKHAFNKPHRFQHRPFTTGSVSSPLSLNHSSNTPLATSLTATPSSFKSIKPLQTAFTSSGLQSKLGSRRSKNSMPDTPCKKPPQHVHLDSSINSNNTNSRSNISKSAPALSNNTNNYSMNSSFNSMVNDSSYLKNQTNYTENTSLYNTKSVFHNNSNFSNVNSNENAINTGELQQCLIKFSNEFDDFSNMSIFTSKSKPHYSRDDNLVESWDEQEKFPITPNYKTNDLNISSLQSVKHNSNLNTPESFNSAISIESGNSFKVDTPTRNFKKNQPSKISNTSSTSYWQRAGSRNQSEQSIIADSNLRPVFAPPRLPENLNLQEPMSNNEVSISSQFKNISPHTPIEFGFHRGRIDPSITSTPAISNKTDNSKSTLSMDLDSTDTITNPTTKQSELDYHLVSKFGECSLLGEGEFSVVYSVHFEGVKYAVKRTKNKIAGPKSRLRKLEEVELLKSLRRRGEFQDDTGMLDYSSNGSSLKNSQDNDNIATGEYEINHNDGRDYVLTLISAWEYQSHLYIMTDYCENGTLDEFLIKQCENSRTRLDEWRVWKILVEILQGLKWIHSKNILHLDLKPANIFITFEGMLKIGDFGVGTKLPVSSFFDREGDREYIAPEIISKHEYSFAADIFSVGLIMVEVAANVILPDNGTPWRKLRSGDLTDAGRLSSSDLSECINLNNMKKTLSDSLFSGNEVGIESNITVNSMDSCFPPSDKKLPVSQKLNHIDNMVGFDKKIEFWTPEWFYNGSSTLDKLVTWLINPTPQERPSCEDVLRSYECGLVEMRCKSGATIYEGDYGPPVSRGEMELERQELQRRGAFHLSDVLK; translated from the coding sequence ATGACTAGACACACACTTCAAGGGGGACGCCCGCTCAATGAGAAACAGTTGAAGACAAGCGTTGCTTCGTCACATACACATGTTATCGACGACACCATAACTGGCGCCGGCATCAACACACTCTCTGAAGTCACACAGGCAACAATCAACAAGACGTCCTTCCCCTTCAACACAAGGAAAAGGGTCCTGAATTCACCCAACAATTCACCCTATAAGAATGTGATACAACAACCAAACCAACTACATCAATCACGCCAGCAGAACAACCAATTGCTTCATCAACtacagcagcaacaacagcaacaacagcaacaagTACAGCTACAACAGCTACAACCACAGCTACAACATCAACCAATGGACCGCAAGGCGTCACTACGCCGAAGTACAGGATTGCTAAATTTATCCATCGAGGCAAGCCCCACAACCCAACGTGTAATTAATACAAGTTCTAAAAATGACgaaatgttgaaaaggTTTAACGAATTGTCATTTGATGGCTCATCAATCAATAAGAAGCAGCGAGCCAAATATTCAGGCGTCTTCGGCGCCACTCAAGGAACAAGTTCgatcaattcaacaatagcttcttcaaagagaaGTTCTGACATGCAAAAGAAACTGGAGAGAAAATTGGAAAGGTATAAGGATAGACTAGCTTCTGCCACTCATGCCTCTCTTAGGAAAATATCTCCAATAAAATCTCCCCTAAATGAAAAGACTAACCTAGGATTAACAAATCCACCTCTGAAGAAGAATCCTTTCAATAAGCTAATGCAGAAACGAAATACCCATTTGAACTTAGACTATGACCTCGATTTGGATTTTAAAGGTGACGAACTTGTACAACGAGTTGCAGAGAAGAATGTAAAGAGCTTTAAAGAAGGACATGTGCAAGAAGACGACCATGAAGGACAAGAGTTTCAAGAAGACGGTGATGTTCTAGACGATGATGTAGCTTACGAAGATGTGTCACCTTCTAAACATGCTTTCAACAAACCGCACAGATTCCAGCATCGGCCTTTTACCACAGGGTCTGTGTCATCACCTTTATCTTTAAACCATTCGAGCAATACACCATTGGCAACTTCATTAACAGCAACTCCTTCATCGTTTAAATCCATCAAACCACTACAAACCGCCTTCACGTCATCTGGATTACAGAGCAAACTTGGCTCTCGGCGAAGCAAAAATTCAATGCCTGATACTCCGTGTAAGAAACCGCCTCAGCATGTCCATTTAGATAGCAGCAttaatagtaataataCGAATAGCAGATCAAACATATCAAAATCAGCTCCTGCACTATCAAACAACACCAATAACTATAGTATGAATTCCTCCTTCAATTCAATGGTCAATGACTCAAGTTatctgaaaaatcaaacaaattaTACTGAAAACACCTCATTGTATAACACAAAATCTGTGTTCCACAACAATAGTAATTTTAGCAACGTTAATAGTAATGAAAATGCTATAAATACAGGTGAATTACAGCAATGTTTGATCAAATTCTccaatgaatttgatgatttctctAATATGTCAATATTCACCTCCAAAAGCAAACCTCATTACAGCCGAGATGATAACTTGGTCGAATCATGGGACGAACAAGAGAAGTTCCCAATCACGCCAAATTACAAAACCAATGATCTGAACATTTCAAGTCTACAAAGTGTGAAACATAACTCCAATTTAAACACACCTGAAAGCTTTAATAGCGCCATTAGTATTGAAAGCGGTAACAGCTTTAAAGTAGACACACCAACTAggaatttcaagaaaaaccaaCCCTCTAAAATCTCTAATACATCTTCAACGAGCTACTGGCAACGCGCAGGCTCAAGAAATCAATCTGAACAATCCATAATTGCCGATAGTAACTTGAGACCGGTGTTTGCACCACCTAGGTTGCCTGAAAATCTAAATTTGCAGGAACCAATGAGTAATAACGAAGTCTCTATATCTTCACaatttaaaaatatatcACCTCACACACCTATTGAGTTTGGATTTCACAGAGGTCGGATAGACCCATCGATAACTTCAACCCCAGCAATTTCCAATAAAACGGACAACAGTAAGTCTACATTGTCAATGGATTTAGATAGTACAGATACAATAACTAATCCAACAACGAAACAGTCTGAGCTAGATTACCATTTAGTTTCAAAGTTTGGGGAGTGTTCCTTATTAGGGGAAGGTGAATTTTCAGTTGTGTATTCTGTTCACTTTGAAGGAGTCAAATATGCTGTCAAACGTAcaaagaataaaattgCTGGACCAAAATCCAGATTGAGGAAattagaagaagttgaactGTTGAAAAGCTTAAGAAGGAGAGGTGAATTTCAAGACGATACCGGCATGCTTGATTATAGTTCAAATGGTTCATCGTTGAAAAATAGCCAAGACAATGACAATATCGCTACCGGAGAATATGAAATCAATCACAATGATGGTAGAGATTACGTATTAACACTTATATCTGCCTGGGAATATCAAAGTcatttatatataatgACCGATTATTGTGAGAATGGTACATTGGATGAGTTTCTAATAAAACAGTGCGAGAATTCAAGAACCCGATTGGACGAGTGGAGAGTTTGGAAGATACTAGTTGAGATTTTGCAAGGTCTAAAGTGGATTCATTCCAAGAATATACTACACCTTGATTTGAAGCCTGCTAATATCTTTATTACTTTTGAAGGTATGCTCAAAATCGGCGATTTTGGCGTGGGTACAAAGTTACCGGTTTCGTCATTCTTTGATCGTGAGGGTGATCGTGAATATATTGCACCTGAAATTATATCCAAGCATGAGTATAGCTTTGCAGCTGATATCTTCAGCGTTGGTTTGATCATGGTCGAAGTTGCAGCTAATGTCATTTTGCCCGATAATGGTACACCATGGAGAAAATTGAGATCTGGCGATTTGACAGATGCTGGTAGATTAAGCTCAAGCGATCTCTCAGAGTGTATCAATTTAAACAAtatgaagaaaacattgaGTGACAGTCTATTCAGTGGCAATGAAGTTGGCATTGAAAGTAACATAACTGTAAACTCTATGGACTCATGTTTCCCACCTTCTGACAAAAAGCTTCCAGTATCACAAAAATTGAACCACATTGACAACATGGTAGGATTTGATAAGAAGATCGAATTCTGGACACCAGAATGGTTTTACAATGGGTCCTCTACCCTGGATAAGCTTGTGACGTGGTTGATCAATCCAACTCCCCAGGAAAGACCTAGTTGCGAGGACGTCCTACGCAGCTATGAATGCGGCTTAGTTGAAATGAGATGCAAAAGTGGTGCAACCATTTACGAGGGAGACTATGGGCCTCCGGTGAGTCGAGGCGAGATGGAGCTGGAGAGACAAGAGCTACAGAGAAGAGGTGCCTTTCATCTAAGCGATGTTCTCAAATGA